A region of Trueperaceae bacterium DNA encodes the following proteins:
- a CDS encoding 2Fe-2S iron-sulfur cluster-binding protein, producing MPTVRSHDTTHDVPAGTRLVHALEAMGTGVGHRCGGKARCTTCRVTFEQGEPDAMTTAEADKLRDQGLLGEVRLACQILVEQDMEVTPLMTVEGEGWSDPGPTPADGIEPDPSWTTRDAATTD from the coding sequence ATGCCCACCGTTCGTTCGCACGACACGACCCACGACGTTCCCGCCGGTACCCGCCTGGTCCACGCCCTCGAGGCGATGGGGACGGGCGTCGGCCACCGCTGCGGCGGCAAGGCCCGCTGCACCACCTGCCGCGTCACCTTCGAGCAGGGCGAGCCCGACGCCATGACGACCGCGGAGGCCGACAAGCTTCGCGATCAGGGGCTGCTGGGCGAGGTGCGCCTCGCCTGCCAGATCCTCGTCGAGCAGGACATGGAGGTCACGCCCCTGATGACCGTCGAGGGGGAGGGCTGGAGCGATCCGGGGCCCACCCCGGCCGACGGGATCGAGCCGGACCCGAGCTGGACGACGCGCGACGCCGCCACGACCGACTGA
- a CDS encoding class I SAM-dependent methyltransferase, whose translation MSRADREAFWDRAEMAERMGGRPPDHRFVALMDEVADPGRILDVGCAGGRNAAFAAERGADVHAFDAAPAMVDATRARLAGLGVADADARVRRLDLLDLPTTAWPATLAPFGVVLALGVLQDLPDAASTRAVLARLASWLAPDGTLLLANFGPESRTEGVPLTPVADAEHAYLGFGGEDRRMTLPDAATLDAWAADAGLRPAVATETKRVATDAGHRDTINASYRPAGAAG comes from the coding sequence ATGAGTCGCGCCGACCGCGAGGCGTTCTGGGACCGCGCGGAGATGGCGGAGCGGATGGGGGGGCGCCCGCCCGACCACCGCTTCGTCGCGCTGATGGACGAGGTCGCGGACCCCGGACGGATCCTCGACGTGGGGTGCGCGGGGGGCCGCAACGCCGCCTTCGCCGCGGAGCGCGGCGCGGACGTGCACGCCTTCGACGCCGCCCCCGCGATGGTGGACGCGACCCGCGCCCGCCTCGCCGGGCTCGGGGTGGCGGACGCGGACGCGCGGGTGCGGCGCCTCGACCTGCTCGACCTGCCCACCACCGCGTGGCCCGCGACGCTGGCGCCGTTCGGGGTCGTTCTGGCGCTCGGGGTGCTGCAGGACCTGCCCGATGCGGCGTCGACCCGGGCGGTGCTCGCGCGCCTCGCGTCGTGGTTGGCGCCGGACGGCACGCTGCTGCTGGCGAACTTCGGGCCGGAATCCCGCACCGAGGGGGTCCCCCTCACGCCGGTCGCGGACGCCGAGCACGCGTACCTGGGGTTCGGGGGGGAGGACCGCCGCATGACGCTGCCCGACGCCGCCACCCTCGACGCCTGGGCGGCGGACGCGGGCCTCCGGCCCGCCGTCGCGACGGAGACGAAGCGGGTGGCGACCGACGCGGGGCACCGCGACACGATCAACGCCAGCTACCGGCCGGCGGGGGCCGCGGGGTGA